One window of the Camelus ferus isolate YT-003-E chromosome 12, BCGSAC_Cfer_1.0, whole genome shotgun sequence genome contains the following:
- the PAN2 gene encoding PAN2-PAN3 deadenylation complex catalytic subunit PAN2 isoform X4, whose translation MNFESLDPGLAEYAPAMHSALDPVLDAHLNPSLLQNVELDPEGVALEALPVQESVHIMEGVYSELHSVVAEVGVPVSVSHFDLHEEMLWVGSHGGHATSFFGPALERYSSFQVNGSDDIRQIQSLENGILFLTKNNLKYMTRGGLIIFDYLLDESEDMHSLLLTDSSTLLVGGLQNHILEIDLNTVQETQKYAVETPGVTIMRQTNRFFFCGHTSGKVSLRDLRTFKVEHEFDAFSGSLSDFDVHGNLLAACGFSSRLTGLACDRFLKVYDLRMMRAITPLQVHVDPAFLRFIPTYTSRLAIISQSGQCQFCEPTGLANPADIFHVNPVGPLLMTFDVSASKQALAFGDSEGCVHLWTDSPEPSFNPYSRETEFALPCLVDSLPPLDWSQDLLPLSLIPVPLTTDTLLSDWPAANSAPAPRRAPPVDAEILRTMKKVGFIGYAPNPRTRLRNQIPYRLKESDSEFDSFSQVTESPIGREEEPHLHMVSKKYRKVTIKYSKLGLEDFDFKHYNKTLFAGLEPHIPNAYCNCMIQVLYFLEPVRCLIQNHLCQKEFCLACELGFLFHMLDLSRGDPCQGSNFLRAFRTIPEASALGLILADSDEASGKGNLARLIQRWNRFILTQLHQDMQELEVPQAYRGAGGSFCSSGDSVIGQLFSCEMENCSLCRCGSETVRASSTLLFTLSYPEDKTGKNCDFAQVLKRSICLEQNTQAWCDNCEKYQPTIQTRNIRHLPDILVINCEVNSLKEADFWRMQAEVAFKMAIKKHGGEISKSKEFALADWKELGSPEGMLMCPSIEELKNVWLPFSLRMKMTKNKGLDVCNWTDGDEMQWGPARAEEEHGVYVYDLMATVVHILDSRTGGSLVAHIKVGETYHQRKEGVTHQQWYLFNDFLIEPIDKHEAVQFDMNWKVPAILYYIKRNLNSKYNLNIKNPIEASVLLAEASLARKQRKTHTTFIPLMPNEMPQVGDLVGLDAEFVTLNEEEAELRSDGTKSTIKPSQMSVARITCVRGQGPNEGIPFIDDYISTQEQVVDYLTQYSGIKPGDLDAKISSKHLTTLKSTYLKLRFLIDIGVKFVGHGLQKDFRVINLMVPKDQVLDTVYLFHMPRKRMISLRFLAWYFLDLKIQGETHDSIEDARTALQLYRKYLELSKNGTEPESFHKVLKGLYEKGRKMDWKVPEPEGQTSPKNAAVFSSVLPL comes from the exons atgaacTTCGAGAGCCTGGACCCTGGACTGGCAGAGTATGCCCCGGCCATGCATTCTGCCCTGGATCCTGTCCTGGATGCCCATCTGAACCCAAGTCTGCTACAGAATGTGGAGCTGGACCCGGAGGGAGTGGCCTTAGAGGCTCTTCCTGTCCAGGAGTCAGTGCACATAATGGAAGGTGTCTACTCTGAGTTGCACAGTGTGGTGGCTGAAGTGGGTGTGCCTGTCTCCGTCTCCCACTTTGACTTGCACGAGGAGATGCTGTGGGTGGGAAGCCATGGG GGCCATGCCACTTCATTTTTCGGCCCAGCTTTGGAGCGCTACTCATCCTTTCAAGTCAATGGCAGTGATGACATTCGGCAGATCCAGAGCCTGGAGAATGGCATCCTTTTTCTCACAAAGAACAACCTCAAGTATATGACCCGTGGGGGTCTCATTATATTTGATTACCT GCTGGATGAGAGTGAGGATATGCACAGTCTCCTGCTGACTGACAGCAGCACTCTGCTCGTTGGTGGGCTGCAGAACCACATACTGGAGATTGACCTTAACACTGTCCAGGAGACTCAGAAG TATGCAGTTGAGACGCCTGGAGTCACTATCATGAGGCAGACAAATCGCTTCTTCTTCTGTGGCCATACATCTGGCAAG GTTTCCCTTCGAGACCTCCGTACTTTTAAGGTGGAGCATGAATTTGATGCTTTCTCAGGGAGCCTGTCGGATTTTGATGTGCACGGCAACCTGCTGGCTGCCTGTGGCTTCTCCAGCCGCCTCACCGGCCTGGCCTGTGACCGTTTCCTCAAGGTGTATGACCTGCGCATGATGCGTGCCATCACGCCACTTCAAGTACACGTGGATCCTGCCTTCTTGCGCTTCATCCCTACATATACCTCTCGTCTTGCTATTATCTCCCAGTCAG GGCAGTGCCAGTTTTGTGAGCCCACAGGCCTGGCCAACCCAGCGGACATCTTTCATGTGAATCCTGTGGGGCCTCTGCTGATGACGTTTGATGTGTCAGCCAGCAAGCAGGCCCTGGCCTTTGGGGATTCTGAGGGCTGTGTGCACCTCTGGACTGATTCCCCTGAACCTTCCTTCAACCCCTACTCCCGTGAGACCGAGTTTGCTTTGCCCTGTCTCGTGGACTCACTGCCTCCTCTGGACTGGAGCCAGGACCTGCTGCCTCTTTCCCTCATCCCTGTCCCACTCACCACTGACACGCTTCTCTCCGATTGGCCTGCTGCCAACTCTGCTCCGGCTCCCAG GCGAGCACCCCCTGTGGATGCAGAGATTCTGCGCACCATGAAGAAGGTGGGCTTCATTGGCTATGCGCCCAACCCCCGCACCAGGCTGCGCAATCAG aTTCCTTACCGACTCAAGGAGTCCGACAGTGAATTTGACAGCTTCAGCCAGGTCACTGAGTCACCCATAGGACGGGAAGAGGAGCCACATCTCCACATGGTCTCTAAGAAATACCGCAAG GTGACCATCAAATACTCCAAGCTAGGGCTGGAGGACTTTGACTTCAAACACTACAATAAGACACTATTTGCTGGGTTAGAGCCCCACATCCCCAATGCCTACTGTAACTGCATGATCCAG GTGCTCTATTTCCTGGAACCTGTTCGCTGTCTAATCCAGAACCACCTTTGCCAAAAGGAATTCTGCCTGGCATGCGAACTGGGCTTCCTCTTCCACATGTTGGACCTCTCCCGAGGTGACCCTTGTCAG GGCAGTAACTTTCTTCGGGCGTTCCGCACCATTCCTGAGGCCTCAGCCCTTGGTCTGATTCTGGCTGACTCGGATGAGGCTTCAGGCAAGGGCAATCTGGCCAGGCTCATTCAGAGGTGGAATCGCTTCATCCTCACTCAACTGCATCAAGATATGCAGGAGCTGGAAGTACCCCAGGCTTATCGAGGTGCTGGAGGCAG CTTTTGCTCATCGGGGGACTCTGTCATCGGGCAGCTGTTCAGCTGTGAGATGGAAAACTGCAGCCTCTGCCGCTGTGGCAGTGAGACCGTGCGAGCCTCATCCACCCTCCTCTTCACACTCTCCTACCCTGAGG ATAAAACTGGGAAGAACTGTGACTTTGCTCAGGTGCTGAAGCGAAGTATCTGCCTGGAGCAGAATACACAGGCCTGGTGTGACAACTGTGAGAAGTACCAGCCCACG attcaGACCCGCAACATCCGCCATCTGCCAGATATTCTTGTCATCAATTGTGAGGTGAATAGCCTGAAAGAAGCTGATTTCTGGAGAATGCAGGCTGAG GTTGCCTTCAAGATGGCAATAAAAAAGCATGGTGGGGAGATCTCCAAGAGCAAGGAGTTTGCTTTGGCTGACTG GAAGGAACTAGGGAGTCCAGAGGGCATGCTGATGTGTCCCTCCATTGAGGAGCTGAAGAATGTCtggcttcctttctcccttcGAATGAAGATGACTAAGAACAAAGGGCTGGATGTTTGCAATTGGACTGATGGGGATGAGATGCAG TGGGGCCCagccagggcagaggaggagcaTGGTGTCTATGTGTATGACCTGATGGCTACTGTGGTACACATCCTGGACTCACGCACAGGGGGCAGCCTGGTGGCTCACATCAAAGTTGGAGAGACCTACCACCAGCGCAAAGAG GGCGTTACCCACCAGCAGTGGTATCTCTTCAATGACTTTCTCATTGAACCTATTGATAAG caTGAAGCTGTGCAGTTTGACATGAACTGGAAAGTGCCTGCTATCCTTTATTACATCAAAAGGAATCTTAATTCCAAATACAACCTGAATA TCAAGAACCCTATTGAGGCAAGTGTTCTACTGGCTGAAGCCTCACTAGCACGGAAGCAGCGGAAAACACATACTACCTTTATTCCACTGATGCCAAATGAGATGCCACAGGTTGGGGACCTGGTGGGCTTAGACGCTGAGTTTGTCACCCTTAATGAG GAGGAAGCAGAGCTGCGCAGTGATGGCACCAAGTCTACAATCAAGCCTAGCCAGATGTCAGTAGCGAGGATTACCTGCGTTAGGGGCCAGGGACCCAATGAAGGCATCCCCTTCATTGATGACTACATCTCTACCCAGGAGCAG GTGGTGGATTACTTGACTCAGTACTCGGGGATAAAGCCAGGAGACCTTGATGCCAAGATTTCCTCTAAGCACCTCACAACTCTGAAGTCTACCTATTTAAAGCTTCGTTTTCTCATAGACATTGGAGTCAAGTTTGTGGGTCATGGTCTGCAGAAGGACTTCCGGGTTATCAACCTCATG GTGCCCAAGGACCAAGTCCTTGacactgtttatctatttcacatgCCCCGAAAGCGAATGATTTCCCTGCGATTCCTTGCTTGGTACTTTCTAG ACCTGAAGATTCAAGGGGAGACCCATGACAGTATTGAGGATGCCCGCACAGCTCTTCAGCTTTACCGAAAGTATCTGGAACTAAGCAAAAATGGCACTGAGCCTGAGTCCTTCCACAAAGTGCTCAAGGGCCTTTATGAGAAAGGCCGAAAGATGGACTGGAAGGTGCCTGAGCCTGAGGGCCAGACAAGTCCCAAGA ATGCAGCTGTCTTCTCCTCAGTGCTGCCGCTCTGA
- the PAN2 gene encoding PAN2-PAN3 deadenylation complex catalytic subunit PAN2 isoform X2, giving the protein MNFESLDPGLAEYAPAMHSALDPVLDAHLNPSLLQNVELDPEGVALEALPVQESVHIMEGVYSELHSVVAEVGVPVSVSHFDLHEEMLWVGSHGGHATSFFGPALERYSSFQVNGSDDIRQIQSLENGILFLTKNNLKYMTRGGLIIFDYLLDESEDMHSLLLTDSSTLLVGGLQNHILEIDLNTVQETQKYAVETPGVTIMRQTNRFFFCGHTSGKVSLRDLRTFKVEHEFDAFSGSLSDFDVHGNLLAACGFSSRLTGLACDRFLKVYDLRMMRAITPLQVHVDPAFLRFIPTYTSRLAIISQSGQCQFCEPTGLANPADIFHVNPVGPLLMTFDVSASKQALAFGDSEGCVHLWTDSPEPSFNPYSRETEFALPCLVDSLPPLDWSQDLLPLSLIPVPLTTDTLLSDWPAANSAPAPRRAPPVDAEILRTMKKVGFIGYAPNPRTRLRNQIPYRLKESDSEFDSFSQVTESPIGREEEPHLHMVSKKYRKVTIKYSKLGLEDFDFKHYNKTLFAGLEPHIPNAYCNCMIQVLYFLEPVRCLIQNHLCQKEFCLACELGFLFHMLDLSRGDPCQGSNFLRAFRTIPEASALGLILADSDEASGKGNLARLIQRWNRFILTQLHQDMQELEVPQAYRGAGGSFCSSGDSVIGQLFSCEMENCSLCRCGSETVRASSTLLFTLSYPEGSNSDKTGKNCDFAQVLKRSICLEQNTQAWCDNCEKYQPTIQTRNIRHLPDILVINCEVNSLKEADFWRMQAEVAFKMAIKKHGGEISKSKEFALADWKELGSPEGMLMCPSIEELKNVWLPFSLRMKMTKNKGLDVCNWTDGDEMQWGPARAEEEHGVYVYDLMATVVHILDSRTGGSLVAHIKVGETYHQRKEGVTHQQWYLFNDFLIEPIDKHEAVQFDMNWKVPAILYYIKRNLNSKYNLNIKNPIEASVLLAEASLARKQRKTHTTFIPLMPNEMPQVGDLVGLDAEFVTLNEEEAELRSDGTKSTIKPSQMSVARITCVRGQGPNEGIPFIDDYISTQEQVVDYLTQYSGIKPGDLDAKISSKHLTTLKSTYLKLRFLIDIGVKFVGHGLQKDFRVINLMVPKDQVLDTVYLFHMPRKRMISLRFLAWYFLDLKIQGETHDSIEDARTALQLYRKYLELSKNGTEPESFHKVLKGLYEKGRKMDWKVPEPEGQTSPKNAAVFSSVLPL; this is encoded by the exons atgaacTTCGAGAGCCTGGACCCTGGACTGGCAGAGTATGCCCCGGCCATGCATTCTGCCCTGGATCCTGTCCTGGATGCCCATCTGAACCCAAGTCTGCTACAGAATGTGGAGCTGGACCCGGAGGGAGTGGCCTTAGAGGCTCTTCCTGTCCAGGAGTCAGTGCACATAATGGAAGGTGTCTACTCTGAGTTGCACAGTGTGGTGGCTGAAGTGGGTGTGCCTGTCTCCGTCTCCCACTTTGACTTGCACGAGGAGATGCTGTGGGTGGGAAGCCATGGG GGCCATGCCACTTCATTTTTCGGCCCAGCTTTGGAGCGCTACTCATCCTTTCAAGTCAATGGCAGTGATGACATTCGGCAGATCCAGAGCCTGGAGAATGGCATCCTTTTTCTCACAAAGAACAACCTCAAGTATATGACCCGTGGGGGTCTCATTATATTTGATTACCT GCTGGATGAGAGTGAGGATATGCACAGTCTCCTGCTGACTGACAGCAGCACTCTGCTCGTTGGTGGGCTGCAGAACCACATACTGGAGATTGACCTTAACACTGTCCAGGAGACTCAGAAG TATGCAGTTGAGACGCCTGGAGTCACTATCATGAGGCAGACAAATCGCTTCTTCTTCTGTGGCCATACATCTGGCAAG GTTTCCCTTCGAGACCTCCGTACTTTTAAGGTGGAGCATGAATTTGATGCTTTCTCAGGGAGCCTGTCGGATTTTGATGTGCACGGCAACCTGCTGGCTGCCTGTGGCTTCTCCAGCCGCCTCACCGGCCTGGCCTGTGACCGTTTCCTCAAGGTGTATGACCTGCGCATGATGCGTGCCATCACGCCACTTCAAGTACACGTGGATCCTGCCTTCTTGCGCTTCATCCCTACATATACCTCTCGTCTTGCTATTATCTCCCAGTCAG GGCAGTGCCAGTTTTGTGAGCCCACAGGCCTGGCCAACCCAGCGGACATCTTTCATGTGAATCCTGTGGGGCCTCTGCTGATGACGTTTGATGTGTCAGCCAGCAAGCAGGCCCTGGCCTTTGGGGATTCTGAGGGCTGTGTGCACCTCTGGACTGATTCCCCTGAACCTTCCTTCAACCCCTACTCCCGTGAGACCGAGTTTGCTTTGCCCTGTCTCGTGGACTCACTGCCTCCTCTGGACTGGAGCCAGGACCTGCTGCCTCTTTCCCTCATCCCTGTCCCACTCACCACTGACACGCTTCTCTCCGATTGGCCTGCTGCCAACTCTGCTCCGGCTCCCAG GCGAGCACCCCCTGTGGATGCAGAGATTCTGCGCACCATGAAGAAGGTGGGCTTCATTGGCTATGCGCCCAACCCCCGCACCAGGCTGCGCAATCAG aTTCCTTACCGACTCAAGGAGTCCGACAGTGAATTTGACAGCTTCAGCCAGGTCACTGAGTCACCCATAGGACGGGAAGAGGAGCCACATCTCCACATGGTCTCTAAGAAATACCGCAAG GTGACCATCAAATACTCCAAGCTAGGGCTGGAGGACTTTGACTTCAAACACTACAATAAGACACTATTTGCTGGGTTAGAGCCCCACATCCCCAATGCCTACTGTAACTGCATGATCCAG GTGCTCTATTTCCTGGAACCTGTTCGCTGTCTAATCCAGAACCACCTTTGCCAAAAGGAATTCTGCCTGGCATGCGAACTGGGCTTCCTCTTCCACATGTTGGACCTCTCCCGAGGTGACCCTTGTCAG GGCAGTAACTTTCTTCGGGCGTTCCGCACCATTCCTGAGGCCTCAGCCCTTGGTCTGATTCTGGCTGACTCGGATGAGGCTTCAGGCAAGGGCAATCTGGCCAGGCTCATTCAGAGGTGGAATCGCTTCATCCTCACTCAACTGCATCAAGATATGCAGGAGCTGGAAGTACCCCAGGCTTATCGAGGTGCTGGAGGCAG CTTTTGCTCATCGGGGGACTCTGTCATCGGGCAGCTGTTCAGCTGTGAGATGGAAAACTGCAGCCTCTGCCGCTGTGGCAGTGAGACCGTGCGAGCCTCATCCACCCTCCTCTTCACACTCTCCTACCCTGAGGGTAGCAACAGTG ATAAAACTGGGAAGAACTGTGACTTTGCTCAGGTGCTGAAGCGAAGTATCTGCCTGGAGCAGAATACACAGGCCTGGTGTGACAACTGTGAGAAGTACCAGCCCACG attcaGACCCGCAACATCCGCCATCTGCCAGATATTCTTGTCATCAATTGTGAGGTGAATAGCCTGAAAGAAGCTGATTTCTGGAGAATGCAGGCTGAG GTTGCCTTCAAGATGGCAATAAAAAAGCATGGTGGGGAGATCTCCAAGAGCAAGGAGTTTGCTTTGGCTGACTG GAAGGAACTAGGGAGTCCAGAGGGCATGCTGATGTGTCCCTCCATTGAGGAGCTGAAGAATGTCtggcttcctttctcccttcGAATGAAGATGACTAAGAACAAAGGGCTGGATGTTTGCAATTGGACTGATGGGGATGAGATGCAG TGGGGCCCagccagggcagaggaggagcaTGGTGTCTATGTGTATGACCTGATGGCTACTGTGGTACACATCCTGGACTCACGCACAGGGGGCAGCCTGGTGGCTCACATCAAAGTTGGAGAGACCTACCACCAGCGCAAAGAG GGCGTTACCCACCAGCAGTGGTATCTCTTCAATGACTTTCTCATTGAACCTATTGATAAG caTGAAGCTGTGCAGTTTGACATGAACTGGAAAGTGCCTGCTATCCTTTATTACATCAAAAGGAATCTTAATTCCAAATACAACCTGAATA TCAAGAACCCTATTGAGGCAAGTGTTCTACTGGCTGAAGCCTCACTAGCACGGAAGCAGCGGAAAACACATACTACCTTTATTCCACTGATGCCAAATGAGATGCCACAGGTTGGGGACCTGGTGGGCTTAGACGCTGAGTTTGTCACCCTTAATGAG GAGGAAGCAGAGCTGCGCAGTGATGGCACCAAGTCTACAATCAAGCCTAGCCAGATGTCAGTAGCGAGGATTACCTGCGTTAGGGGCCAGGGACCCAATGAAGGCATCCCCTTCATTGATGACTACATCTCTACCCAGGAGCAG GTGGTGGATTACTTGACTCAGTACTCGGGGATAAAGCCAGGAGACCTTGATGCCAAGATTTCCTCTAAGCACCTCACAACTCTGAAGTCTACCTATTTAAAGCTTCGTTTTCTCATAGACATTGGAGTCAAGTTTGTGGGTCATGGTCTGCAGAAGGACTTCCGGGTTATCAACCTCATG GTGCCCAAGGACCAAGTCCTTGacactgtttatctatttcacatgCCCCGAAAGCGAATGATTTCCCTGCGATTCCTTGCTTGGTACTTTCTAG ACCTGAAGATTCAAGGGGAGACCCATGACAGTATTGAGGATGCCCGCACAGCTCTTCAGCTTTACCGAAAGTATCTGGAACTAAGCAAAAATGGCACTGAGCCTGAGTCCTTCCACAAAGTGCTCAAGGGCCTTTATGAGAAAGGCCGAAAGATGGACTGGAAGGTGCCTGAGCCTGAGGGCCAGACAAGTCCCAAGA ATGCAGCTGTCTTCTCCTCAGTGCTGCCGCTCTGA